One Myripristis murdjan chromosome 18, fMyrMur1.1, whole genome shotgun sequence DNA window includes the following coding sequences:
- the LOC115377011 gene encoding endonuclease domain-containing 1 protein-like: protein MELEPVTMWSGRTWAFLALLVSIGPLEAEVVTSISACPQFFLEETPPRIPGILEDGKILNQSRYKPICQTYNSERRFVTLYDINNKIPVFSAYKYIGNRTGRPKQNWRIELQLEVEMTDQSNAVYMNQAGNNDYKNQLDLDRGHLFPSSHAFTTDDKKSTFTLTNIVPQAGSFNKNSWSKMESCVKCVLQKYCINNNELHEGFVVTGAQPSTNNFLNNKINIPSMLWSAFCCYSSSLNRWIASAHWGDNVPDEHTNKYLTTRTLEELHQTLSRFNPGFEVFPQIHCPLNTTVAEFYSAINEENNNCKCPPHCFNYVCPFHNHLCPFVYCFYQHEHFFN from the exons ATGGAACTGG AGCCTGTGACGATGTGGTCAGGGCGTACGTGGGCTTTCCTGGCCCTGCTTGTGTCCATTGGTCCCCTGGAGGCAGAAGTGGTGACGTCCATATCGGCCTGTCCACAGTTTTTCCTGGAGGAGACTCCGCCCCGCATCCCGGGCATTTTGGAAGACGGGAAAATCCTGAACCAGAGCCGCTACAAGCCCATTTGTCAGACTTACAACTCAGAAAGAAG GTTTGTGACGCTCTACGACATCAACAACAAGATTCCAGTGTTTTCCGCCTACAAGTACATTGGGAACCGTACAGGAAGACCCAAACAAAACTGGAGGATAGAGCTACAG CTTGAGGTCGAAATGACAGACCAAAGCAATGCGGTCTACATGAACCAGGCTGGGAACAACGATTACAAAAACCAGCTAGACCTTGATAGGGGCCACTTATTCCCAAGTTCTCATGCCTTCACTACGGATGATAAAAAATCTACCTTCACCCTGACCAACATTGTTCCACAAGCAGGAAGTTTTAACAAGAACAGCTGGAGTAAAATGGAGAGCTGCGTCAAGTGTGTGCTGCAGAAATACTGCATCAACAACAATGAACTTCATGAAGGCTTTGTGGTTACTGGGGCGCAGCCCAGCACCAACAACTTCCTCAACAACAAGATCAACATCCCCTCCATGCTCTGGTCAGCATTTTGCTGCTACAGTTCCAGTTTGAACAGATGGATAGCAAGCGCACACTGGGGTGACAACGTTCCAGATGAACACACCAATAAATATCTGACGACCAGAACCCTGGAAGAGCTCCATCAAAcactgagcaggttcaacccaGGATTTGAGGTGTTCCCTCAAATACATTGTCCTCTTAACACGACTGTTGCTGAGTTTTATTCAGCcattaatgaggaaaataatAACTGCAAATGCCCCCCCCACTGCTTCAACTATGTCTGCCCCTTCCACAACCACCTCTGCCCTTTTGTCTACTGCTTCTATCAGCATGAGCATTTCTTCAACTAA